The following coding sequences lie in one Mercenaria mercenaria strain notata chromosome 5, MADL_Memer_1, whole genome shotgun sequence genomic window:
- the LOC123556831 gene encoding cysteine-rich venom protein TEL1-like encodes MICSITRTQAIEMLSGIGICMLLILGTVAGADQDECAEKYKLVENHSACKPASPDATNLGVSEADKKLIVEMHNKARKEVQPKAADMAKMSWDDSIANIAQRWVQTCVWGHDGNSARKDIGRYAAGQNMASNQANWESAVQGWIDEKQDWTFANITHDGSMTNVMHYTQVIWANSFKIGCGYAKCSGTNRYVCNYGPPGNYKDKTPYTKGTESCSACSSRCNDTLCDCGGIDCYNTATIKWDTCSCTCGAYSNAIQPNCALDCTGDKSWLCKDEKQREFACKYFPELCPNVCKWCPAAG; translated from the exons GAACAGTTGCCGGAGCTGATCAG GATGAATGTGCCGAAAAGTACAAACTTGTAGAAAATCATTCGGCTTGCAAGCCTGCTTCCCCTGATGCAACGAACTTGG GAGTGTCAGAAGCGGACAAAAAGCTTATAGTAGAAATGCACAACAAGGCCAGAAAAGAAGTACAACCAAAAGCAGCCGATATGGCGAAAATG AGTTGGGACGATTCAATCGCCAATATTGCACAAAGATGGGTACAAACTTGTGTCTGGGGACATGATGGAAATTCTGCTAGAAAAGACATTG gTCGGTACGCTGCTGGTCAAAATATGGCTTCTAATCAGGCGAACTGGGAGTCAGCTGTGCAAGGCTGGATTGATGAGAAACAGGATTGGACATTTGCAAATATTACTCATGACGGGTCGATGACAAACGTAATGCACTACACGCAG GTTATATGGGCCAACAGCTTTAAGATCGGATGTGGCTATGCTAAATGTTCGGGCACGAATAGATATGTTTGCAACTATGGCCCACC CGGGAACTATAAAGACAAAACACCGTATACAAAAGGGACGGAATCATGTTCTGCTTGCTCAAGTCGCTGTAACGATACACTGTGTG ATTGTGGCGGAATTGATTGTTATAACACTGCAACTATAAAGTGGGATACTTGTTCATGTACATGTGGCGCATATTCCAACGCGATTCAACCGAATTGTGCAC TTGACTGTACAGGTGATAAAAGCTGGCTTTGTAAAGACGAAAAACAGAGAGAATTTGCATGCAAGTACTTTCCGGAACTGTGTCCAAACGTGTGCAAATGGTGCCCGG